A DNA window from Actinomadura luzonensis contains the following coding sequences:
- a CDS encoding NAD-dependent epimerase/dehydratase family protein: protein MRTTAELEERLARPSPGLVDDLGKLDGDIMILGAGGKLGPSLVRLALNAAGGGRRIIAVSRFSEPGLAQALQDEGATVVAADVADETALRELPDAPNVVFLVGAKFGTSGREHAAWFTNAYLPGRVAERFAGSRIAALSTGNVYPLVPVAGGGSTEDSPVGPVGDYAMSCLGRERVLTHFAERDRTPMALLRLNYAVELRYGVLVDLAQKVLAGEPVDLATGQVNVVWQGYANEVALRSLLLADVPPYVLNVTGPETISVRQAARALGAALGKEPVFTGEEAPTALLSDASRCHRLFGYPELTPAELIEHTARWVAEGGPLLGKPTKFERRDGRF from the coding sequence GTGCGGACGACAGCGGAACTCGAGGAGCGGCTGGCCCGGCCCAGCCCGGGGCTCGTCGACGACCTGGGCAAGCTGGACGGCGACATCATGATCCTGGGCGCCGGCGGCAAGCTCGGCCCGAGCCTCGTCCGCCTGGCGCTGAACGCCGCCGGCGGCGGCAGGCGGATCATCGCGGTGTCCCGCTTCTCCGAGCCGGGCCTGGCCCAGGCGCTCCAGGACGAGGGCGCCACCGTGGTCGCCGCCGACGTCGCCGACGAGACGGCGCTCCGCGAACTGCCGGACGCGCCCAACGTGGTGTTCCTGGTGGGCGCCAAGTTCGGCACGAGCGGCCGCGAGCACGCCGCCTGGTTCACCAACGCCTACCTGCCCGGCCGCGTCGCCGAGCGGTTCGCGGGCAGCAGGATCGCCGCGCTGTCCACCGGCAACGTCTACCCCCTCGTCCCCGTCGCCGGCGGCGGCAGCACCGAGGACTCACCCGTCGGGCCCGTCGGCGACTACGCGATGAGCTGCCTCGGCCGGGAGCGCGTGCTGACGCACTTCGCCGAGCGCGACCGCACCCCGATGGCGCTGCTCCGCCTCAACTACGCGGTCGAGCTGCGCTACGGCGTGCTGGTCGACCTCGCCCAGAAGGTGCTCGCCGGCGAGCCCGTCGACCTCGCCACCGGGCAGGTGAACGTGGTCTGGCAGGGCTACGCCAACGAGGTGGCGCTGCGCTCGCTGCTGCTCGCCGACGTGCCGCCGTACGTGCTCAACGTCACCGGGCCCGAGACGATCTCGGTGCGGCAGGCGGCGCGGGCGCTCGGCGCGGCGCTCGGCAAGGAGCCGGTGTTCACCGGCGAGGAGGCGCCGACGGCGCTGCTGTCGGACGCCTCCCGCTGCCACCGGCTGTTCGGCTACCCCGAGCTGACCCCCGCCGAGCTGATCGAGCACACGGCGCGCTGGGTGGCCGAAGGCGGGCCGCTGCTGGGCAAGCCCACCAAGTTCGAACGCCGCGACGGGCGTTTCTGA
- a CDS encoding dihydrodipicolinate synthase family protein: protein MRDLFRRGLVIPAHPLALTEDRKLDERRQRALTRYYVEAGAGGLAVGVHTTQFAIHGTGLLPPVLELAAGTAKESGREVVLVAGATGPTGQAVAEAELARSLGYHMVLLSPYRELDEDGLIERARAVGEVLPVIGFYLQPAVGGRPLSRDFWTRLASVESVVGVKVAPFDRYRTLDVLHGVVRAGRAGEVALYTGNDDHILADLITSHRVVVDGRQVEVEFVGGLLGQWAVWVRRAVELLEEATLARAGDDGAVRRLLGLDGHLTDANAAIFDSANGFRGCIPGIHEVLRRQGLLAGRWCLDPEEDLSPGQLAEIDRVWAAYPWLRDDDFVAQGLDRWLS from the coding sequence GTGCGCGACCTGTTCAGGCGCGGCCTGGTGATCCCGGCGCACCCGCTGGCCCTGACCGAGGACAGGAAGCTGGACGAGCGCCGCCAGCGCGCCCTGACCCGCTACTACGTCGAGGCCGGCGCCGGCGGGCTCGCGGTGGGCGTGCACACCACGCAGTTCGCCATCCACGGCACCGGCCTGCTCCCGCCCGTGCTGGAGCTGGCCGCGGGCACCGCGAAGGAGTCCGGCCGCGAGGTGGTGCTGGTGGCCGGCGCGACCGGCCCCACCGGCCAGGCGGTCGCGGAGGCGGAGCTGGCCCGCTCGCTCGGCTACCACATGGTGCTGCTCAGCCCGTACCGGGAGCTGGACGAGGACGGGCTGATCGAGCGGGCCAGGGCCGTCGGCGAGGTGCTGCCGGTGATCGGCTTCTACCTGCAGCCCGCGGTCGGCGGCCGGCCGCTGTCGCGCGACTTCTGGACCCGGCTGGCAAGCGTCGAGTCCGTGGTGGGCGTCAAGGTCGCGCCGTTCGACCGGTACCGCACGCTCGACGTGCTGCACGGCGTCGTGCGGGCCGGCCGGGCCGGGGAGGTGGCGCTCTACACCGGCAACGACGACCACATCCTGGCCGACCTCATCACCTCGCACCGGGTCGTCGTGGACGGCCGGCAGGTGGAGGTGGAGTTCGTGGGCGGGCTGCTCGGCCAGTGGGCGGTCTGGGTGCGGCGCGCGGTGGAGCTGCTGGAGGAGGCCACGCTGGCGCGCGCGGGCGACGACGGCGCGGTGCGCCGCCTGCTCGGGCTCGACGGCCACCTCACCGACGCCAACGCGGCCATCTTCGACTCGGCGAACGGCTTCCGCGGCTGCATCCCCGGCATCCACGAGGTGCTGCGCCGCCAGGGGCTGCTGGCGGGCCGCTGGTGCCTGGACCCCGAGGAGGACCTGTCGCCCGGGCAGCTCGCCGAGATCGACCGCGTCTGGGCCGCCTACCCGTGGCTGCGCGACGACGACTTCGTCGCGCAGGGCCTCGACCGATGGCTGTCCTGA
- a CDS encoding ATP-binding protein: MLYGRAAECERMDDLLAAAKDGRSGVLVLRGPAGIGKSALLDHAARRAAALGMRTLRGVGIESEAELVFAALHLLLRSGLDRLDRLPAPQADALRGAFGLAPSSGADRFLVGLGALTLLSELAGDGPLLCLVDDAQWLDRSSADALLFAARRLEAEGVALILAVRDGSHAFRPAGLPEVRLDGLAPDDAARLLGEAAGPLAPHVRDRVLAESEGNPLALIELPAALTPEQRAGHAAPPAPHVGPLPLTGRMQEAFQAQIQALPAPTRTLLLVAAAESTGDLTVVLAAARRLGVPDDAVEAAERAGLVRLDGQLTFRHPLVRAAAYQGAPFTGRLEAHRALAAVLGGAAEGSAHADARAWHPPPPPPAPDEAVAAELTARPNAPAAGAGTPPPPPPTKGPRSSRRSRATRCGG, encoded by the coding sequence GTGTTGTACGGGCGCGCGGCCGAGTGTGAGCGGATGGACGACCTGCTGGCGGCGGCCAAGGACGGCCGGAGCGGCGTCCTGGTGCTGCGCGGCCCGGCGGGCATCGGCAAGTCGGCGCTGCTCGACCACGCCGCGCGCCGGGCCGCCGCCCTCGGGATGCGGACGTTGCGCGGGGTGGGCATCGAGAGCGAGGCCGAGCTGGTGTTCGCCGCGCTGCACCTGCTGCTGCGGAGCGGCCTCGACCGGCTCGACCGGCTGCCGGCCCCGCAGGCGGACGCGCTCAGGGGCGCCTTCGGGCTGGCCCCCTCCAGCGGCGCCGACCGGTTCCTGGTCGGGCTCGGCGCGCTGACCCTGCTGTCCGAGCTGGCCGGCGACGGCCCGCTGCTGTGCCTGGTGGACGACGCCCAGTGGCTGGACCGCTCCTCGGCCGACGCGCTGCTGTTCGCCGCGCGGCGGCTGGAGGCGGAAGGGGTGGCGCTGATCCTCGCCGTCCGGGACGGCAGCCACGCCTTCCGGCCGGCCGGCCTGCCCGAGGTCAGGCTGGACGGCCTTGCGCCGGACGACGCGGCGCGGCTGCTCGGCGAGGCCGCCGGCCCGCTGGCCCCGCACGTCAGGGACCGGGTGCTCGCCGAGAGCGAGGGCAACCCGCTCGCGCTCATCGAGCTGCCCGCCGCGCTCACCCCCGAGCAGCGGGCCGGGCACGCCGCCCCGCCGGCCCCGCACGTGGGCCCGCTCCCGCTGACCGGCCGGATGCAGGAGGCGTTCCAGGCGCAGATCCAGGCGCTGCCCGCGCCGACGCGGACGCTGCTGCTGGTCGCGGCGGCGGAGAGCACCGGCGACCTCACCGTCGTCCTCGCCGCCGCGCGGCGGCTCGGCGTGCCCGACGACGCCGTGGAGGCGGCGGAGCGGGCCGGGCTGGTCCGCCTCGACGGGCAGCTCACCTTCCGCCACCCGCTGGTCAGGGCCGCCGCCTACCAGGGGGCGCCGTTCACCGGGAGGCTGGAGGCGCACCGCGCGCTCGCCGCCGTGCTCGGCGGGGCCGCCGAGGGCAGCGCGCACGCCGACGCCCGCGCCTGGCACCCGCCGCCGCCGCCACCGGCTCCCGACGAGGCCGTGGCCGCGGAGCTGACCGCGCGGCCGAACGCGCCCGCGGCAGGAGCGGGCACGCCGCCACCACCGCCGCCTACCAAAGGGCCGCGCAGCTCACGCCGGAGCCGCGCGACCAGGTGCGGCGGCTGA
- a CDS encoding M24 family metallopeptidase, which translates to MQPPAFSTAERDRRWDLARALMDAEGVDALVVHGGAEWAPDVYFTNDRPGAIVVFPRAGEPIALVGAAAHLAGHATARARGERVWIEPENMLVAKHAHGVADTLRAHGLSRSPVGVLGLEPCPPFHADPLMPYALWSAVLGQLPQLTFKPVERAFVALALPQSAEELAAVRHAAAAGEAMALAMRDAARPGVTEAAVCAAGLAGCLEQGAVARVLGLASGRQLAACGPPAWSYRPGAPRVIEDGDLVLAEVSAAYGMREARLRLAVAVGDVHPDLERAARTARDSYLAGLAALRPGRTFGEVVAAMRRPILDTGGRHPHPLVLSVNPGGAACGAAAAPGPPGDPARYALLAEQPTIGADLRLRPGMTFAVTPTCAYGRRLAGVGGTVVVGEREPIELTTITTHLLRST; encoded by the coding sequence ATGCAGCCTCCGGCCTTCTCCACCGCCGAACGGGATCGGCGCTGGGACCTCGCCAGGGCGCTCATGGACGCCGAGGGCGTCGACGCGCTCGTCGTGCACGGCGGCGCCGAATGGGCGCCGGACGTGTACTTCACCAACGACCGCCCCGGCGCGATCGTCGTCTTCCCGCGCGCCGGCGAGCCCATCGCGCTGGTGGGCGCGGCGGCGCACCTCGCCGGCCACGCCACGGCCCGGGCGCGCGGCGAGCGGGTGTGGATCGAGCCGGAGAACATGCTGGTCGCCAAGCACGCGCACGGCGTGGCCGACACGCTGCGCGCGCACGGGCTCAGCAGGTCGCCGGTCGGCGTGCTCGGGCTGGAGCCGTGCCCGCCGTTCCACGCCGACCCGCTCATGCCGTACGCGTTGTGGTCCGCGGTGCTCGGGCAGCTCCCCCAGCTCACCTTCAAGCCGGTGGAGCGCGCCTTCGTGGCGCTCGCCCTGCCGCAGTCCGCCGAGGAGCTGGCCGCGGTGCGGCACGCGGCGGCGGCCGGCGAGGCGATGGCGCTGGCCATGCGGGACGCGGCGCGGCCCGGCGTCACCGAGGCGGCGGTGTGCGCGGCCGGGCTGGCCGGGTGCCTGGAGCAGGGCGCGGTGGCGCGCGTCCTGGGCCTCGCGTCGGGGCGGCAGCTCGCCGCCTGCGGGCCGCCGGCCTGGTCGTACCGGCCGGGGGCGCCGCGCGTGATCGAGGACGGGGACCTGGTCCTCGCCGAGGTCTCCGCCGCGTACGGCATGCGCGAGGCCCGGCTCCGGCTGGCCGTCGCGGTGGGGGACGTGCACCCCGACCTGGAGCGGGCGGCCCGCACGGCGCGCGACTCCTACCTGGCGGGGCTGGCCGCGCTGCGTCCCGGCCGCACGTTCGGCGAGGTCGTGGCCGCGATGCGGCGGCCGATCCTGGACACCGGCGGCCGGCACCCGCACCCGCTCGTGCTCTCCGTCAACCCCGGCGGGGCGGCCTGCGGGGCCGCCGCCGCGCCCGGCCCGCCGGGCGACCCCGCGCGCTACGCGCTGCTCGCCGAGCAGCCCACGATCGGCGCCGACCTGCGGCTCCGGCCGGGCATGACGTTCGCCGTCACGCCGACCTGCGCCTACGGCCGGCGGCTGGCCGGCGTCGGCGGCACCGTCGTGGTCGGCGAGCGGGAGCCGATCGAGCTCACCACCATCACCACCCACCTTCTGAGGAGCACCTGA
- a CDS encoding Gfo/Idh/MocA family protein — MRIALAGLATSHPYTDARTLSRHAELVVWEQDQERLARFTAEHPRAKVAGSLEEALSGRLDGVVLTVPNPQVPEALGKVLETGLPCFVNKPAAAARAQLEQLDRLPIHDRVLSCSVLRFAPAFADVRADRGELLAVRATVRHDVGLWATGYNAWQDTPGEGGGTMVTMGVHGVELLVALLGPDVRPVGAAGARRHYTTLRSEDTGVMALRWDDGVTGVVEILGVSEPESYSVTLHRRDGSETIVIEPGDDPVRGLGYEGTIEAFLAMAGGAPSPVPWAETRAILDVLVRAREDF, encoded by the coding sequence GTGCGCATCGCACTCGCCGGGCTCGCCACCAGTCACCCTTACACCGACGCCCGCACCCTGTCCCGTCACGCCGAGCTCGTGGTGTGGGAGCAGGACCAGGAACGGCTCGCCCGCTTCACCGCCGAGCACCCCCGGGCGAAGGTGGCGGGCAGCCTGGAGGAGGCGCTGTCGGGCCGGCTCGACGGGGTGGTGCTGACCGTGCCCAACCCCCAGGTACCGGAGGCGCTGGGCAAGGTGCTGGAGACCGGGCTGCCCTGCTTCGTGAACAAGCCCGCCGCCGCCGCGCGGGCCCAGCTCGAACAGCTCGACCGGCTGCCGATCCACGACCGCGTCCTGTCCTGCTCCGTGCTGCGGTTCGCCCCCGCCTTCGCGGACGTCCGGGCCGATCGCGGCGAGCTGCTGGCGGTGCGCGCGACCGTGCGGCACGACGTCGGGCTCTGGGCGACCGGCTACAACGCCTGGCAGGACACGCCGGGGGAGGGCGGCGGCACGATGGTCACCATGGGCGTGCACGGCGTGGAGCTGCTGGTGGCGCTGCTCGGCCCGGACGTGCGGCCGGTCGGGGCCGCCGGGGCGCGGCGGCACTACACGACGCTGCGCTCCGAGGACACCGGGGTCATGGCGCTGCGCTGGGACGACGGCGTCACCGGCGTCGTCGAGATCCTCGGCGTGTCGGAGCCGGAGTCCTACAGCGTCACGCTGCACCGGCGGGACGGCAGCGAGACGATCGTGATCGAGCCCGGCGACGACCCGGTCCGCGGCCTCGGCTACGAGGGGACGATCGAGGCGTTCCTCGCGATGGCCGGCGGCGCGCCCAGCCCCGTGCCGTGGGCGGAGACCAGGGCCATCCTCGACGTGCTGGTCCGCGCCCGCGAGGATTTCTGA
- a CDS encoding MBL fold metallo-hydrolase — MSSSHIPEREIAERPAGYGGPNLSPVGLELVPDELTPGVWALIANLPPKDNNGLVAGRDALLVIDAGITPDVSAMIQRVAAGLSDRPLRYLVNTTYHGDHTFGNAAFPADVVIVSSAANKANMTDLAYEKATRSANMYGDAALLDAVTSWRLPDLTFGGRAEIDLGGRVVELHHFGPGNGPGDTIVYVPDARTAWTGNFLCHAGTAHMLLQGGPEPYLASLRAMREALPELETIVPGHGPAGDGPAAVADLIGYLERLHEEVAASVKAGHGLEETFAACTDPWAERLDPRLSAALARYPVPQEPARRGMLALCRDLHRLNVLATYRLYAPADAG; from the coding sequence ATGTCCTCTTCGCACATCCCCGAGCGTGAGATCGCCGAGCGGCCCGCGGGCTACGGCGGCCCGAACCTGTCGCCCGTGGGCCTGGAGCTGGTGCCGGACGAGCTGACCCCCGGCGTGTGGGCGCTCATAGCGAACCTGCCGCCCAAGGACAACAACGGGCTGGTCGCCGGACGGGACGCCCTGCTGGTGATCGACGCGGGGATCACACCGGACGTCTCCGCCATGATCCAGCGGGTCGCCGCCGGCCTCAGCGACCGGCCGCTCCGCTACCTGGTCAACACGACGTACCACGGCGACCACACCTTCGGCAACGCCGCGTTCCCGGCGGACGTCGTGATCGTCTCCTCCGCCGCGAACAAGGCGAACATGACCGACCTGGCCTACGAGAAGGCGACCCGCTCGGCCAACATGTACGGCGACGCCGCCCTGCTCGACGCCGTCACCTCCTGGCGGCTGCCGGACCTCACGTTCGGCGGCCGCGCCGAGATCGACCTCGGCGGGCGGGTCGTCGAGCTCCACCACTTCGGCCCGGGCAACGGCCCCGGCGACACGATCGTGTACGTCCCGGACGCGCGCACCGCCTGGACCGGCAACTTCCTGTGCCACGCGGGCACCGCGCACATGCTGCTGCAGGGCGGCCCTGAGCCGTACCTGGCCTCGCTGCGCGCGATGCGCGAGGCCCTGCCCGAGCTGGAGACCATCGTGCCGGGGCACGGCCCGGCGGGCGACGGGCCGGCGGCGGTGGCCGACCTCATCGGCTACCTCGAGCGCCTGCACGAGGAGGTCGCGGCGAGCGTCAAGGCGGGGCACGGCCTGGAGGAGACGTTCGCGGCGTGCACCGACCCGTGGGCCGAGCGCCTCGATCCGCGGCTGTCGGCCGCCCTCGCCCGGTATCCGGTGCCGCAGGAGCCGGCGCGGCGGGGCATGCTCGCCCTCTGCCGTGACCTGCACCGGCTCAACGTCCTGGCGACGTACCGGCTCTACGCGCCGGCGGACGCCGGATGA
- a CDS encoding helix-turn-helix domain-containing protein yields MRRGTAGGGPVAGAAGLLTAQELQIVRLAARGATNRDIGAQLFLSPRTVGYHLHKAFPKLGVASRTELARLDLGERDRAG; encoded by the coding sequence GTGCGGCGCGGCACGGCCGGCGGCGGGCCGGTGGCGGGCGCGGCCGGGCTGCTGACGGCGCAGGAGCTGCAGATCGTCCGGCTGGCGGCCCGGGGCGCCACGAACCGCGACATCGGGGCCCAGCTCTTCCTGAGCCCGCGCACCGTCGGCTACCACCTGCACAAGGCGTTCCCCAAGCTCGGCGTCGCCTCCAGGACGGAGCTGGCCCGGCTCGACCTGGGCGAGCGCGACCGCGCGGGCTAG